The Pseudomonas extremaustralis genome contains a region encoding:
- a CDS encoding NADPH-dependent F420 reductase: MNITLVGTGNMGSAFAKQLSAAGHTVRITGRDIGKATALAAQFANVSAYPAAEALGDSDVVVVATAYEDAVKALQSLGDLSGKVLIDITNPLSADYMSLTIGHVTSASEEIARALPQAQVVKAFNTLFAQVLADGPTFAHDQTGSVFVASDSERAKQTAIALAHSLGWNTVDAGALVNARYLEPLAGFNIYLGYGAGLGTSIAPVWLSK, encoded by the coding sequence ATGAACATCACACTAGTGGGTACCGGCAACATGGGTTCGGCGTTTGCAAAACAACTGTCGGCCGCCGGGCATACCGTGCGGATCACCGGGCGTGACATCGGCAAGGCCACCGCCCTGGCCGCGCAGTTCGCAAACGTCAGCGCCTACCCGGCAGCCGAGGCGTTGGGTGACAGCGACGTCGTCGTGGTTGCCACTGCCTATGAGGACGCGGTCAAGGCCCTGCAAAGCCTGGGCGACCTGTCGGGCAAAGTGCTGATCGACATCACCAACCCGCTGAGCGCTGATTACATGTCGCTGACTATCGGGCATGTCACCAGCGCCAGCGAGGAAATCGCCAGGGCGTTGCCCCAGGCCCAGGTGGTGAAGGCGTTCAACACCCTGTTCGCCCAAGTGCTGGCCGACGGTCCGACCTTTGCCCATGACCAGACCGGCAGCGTGTTTGTCGCCAGCGACAGCGAACGCGCCAAGCAGACGGCCATCGCCCTCGCCCACAGCCTGGGCTGGAACACGGTGGACGCCGGCGCACTGGTGAATGCCCGCTACCTGGAACCATTGGCCGGGTTCAACATTTACCTTGGCTATGGCGCGGGCCTGGGTACGTCGATCGCGCCGGTCTGGCTGAGCAAGTAA
- a CDS encoding DODA-type extradiol aromatic ring-opening family dioxygenase, whose protein sequence is MHTSFPVLFVSHGAPLFAIEPGQAGPRLAALGRELPRPDAIVIVSAHWMTRGEVCVTSSAAPPTLHDFGGFPEALYRLQYPAPGAPALAAQIVEKLQGAGWASRLDARRGLDHGAWVPLLYLAPDADIPVVQVSMPADLDTRQALALGQALKPLRAMNVLIVASGNLTHNLYEFRSASSHDADYIEAFAAWTAETLQARSTALLLDYKQHAPSAERAHPTDEHFLPLLIALGAAGEHYDTRVLEGGVSYGVLSMDSYLFSSASPQPHQGVIDHA, encoded by the coding sequence ATGCACACGTCGTTCCCGGTGTTGTTTGTGTCCCATGGTGCTCCGCTGTTTGCCATCGAGCCCGGCCAGGCAGGTCCACGCCTGGCTGCGCTGGGTCGCGAACTGCCACGCCCGGATGCCATCGTCATCGTCTCTGCGCACTGGATGACTCGTGGCGAAGTCTGCGTGACATCGAGCGCCGCCCCGCCAACCCTGCACGACTTCGGTGGGTTTCCCGAAGCGCTGTACCGCTTGCAATACCCGGCGCCCGGCGCACCGGCGTTGGCGGCGCAGATCGTCGAAAAGCTGCAAGGCGCCGGCTGGGCATCGCGCCTGGACGCCCGTCGCGGCCTGGACCATGGCGCCTGGGTGCCGTTGTTGTACCTGGCACCGGACGCCGACATCCCGGTGGTCCAGGTGTCGATGCCCGCCGACCTCGACACCCGCCAGGCCTTGGCGCTGGGCCAGGCGCTCAAGCCGCTGCGAGCGATGAATGTGCTGATCGTTGCGTCCGGCAACCTGACCCATAACCTGTACGAGTTCCGCAGTGCATCCAGCCACGACGCCGACTACATCGAGGCGTTCGCGGCCTGGACTGCCGAAACCCTGCAGGCGCGCAGCACCGCGTTGCTGCTGGACTACAAACAGCACGCCCCATCCGCCGAACGGGCGCACCCGACGGACGAGCACTTCCTGCCGCTGCTCATCGCCCTCGGCGCGGCCGGCGAACATTACGACACCCGCGTGCTGGAAGGCGGCGTGAGTTACGGCGTGCTGTCGATGGACAGTTACCTGTTCTCGTCCGCCTCCCCTCAACCCCATCAAGGCGTTATCGACCATGCGTAA
- a CDS encoding alpha/beta hydrolase, with protein MRNQRFSDVIREPHTGLFFRKGGNTVAPKGRLILLHGVGSNEANLAPLADALPEALEVLLLRGPLQIGPQGFAWYQVNFTSAGPSFNQEQAEASRQLLSRFIDALPAMPTVIAGFSQGGIMSASVGLTEPEQVAGFALLSGRMLRELEPHIASAERLNSVRAFIAHGHQDNVLPIAWAHEADAWLTRLGVDHETHFYPMGHEIVAQELADFSQWLTDTLPLRP; from the coding sequence ATGCGTAATCAGCGTTTTTCCGATGTTATCCGCGAGCCCCACACCGGCCTGTTTTTCCGCAAGGGCGGCAACACAGTAGCGCCCAAGGGGCGCCTGATTCTGCTGCACGGCGTGGGTTCCAACGAAGCGAACCTGGCGCCCCTGGCCGATGCCTTGCCCGAAGCGCTGGAAGTGCTCCTGCTACGCGGCCCACTGCAGATCGGCCCCCAGGGGTTCGCCTGGTATCAGGTGAATTTCACCAGTGCCGGCCCGTCGTTCAACCAGGAACAGGCCGAAGCCAGCCGCCAACTGCTGAGCCGCTTCATCGATGCTCTGCCCGCGATGCCAACCGTGATCGCCGGCTTCAGCCAGGGCGGCATCATGAGCGCCAGCGTGGGCTTGACCGAGCCTGAACAAGTCGCCGGGTTTGCCCTGTTGAGCGGGCGCATGTTGCGCGAACTCGAGCCGCATATCGCGTCCGCCGAGCGACTCAATTCCGTGCGCGCGTTCATCGCCCATGGTCATCAGGACAACGTTCTGCCCATCGCCTGGGCACACGAGGCGGATGCCTGGCTGACGCGCCTGGGCGTCGATCACGAAACGCACTTCTACCCCATGGGCCACGAAATCGTCGCGCAGGAACTGGCGGATTTCTCGCAATGGCTGACCGACACTTTGCCGCTGCGCCCTTAA
- a CDS encoding TonB-dependent siderophore receptor → MKPSKSRARIAVALCTTFPCLAFADSASLELPTSVIQGQEQTQEAGSYTQATASSVSKTETLIKDEAQSVNVVTQQTLDDFQVRSLDDAMKFVSGVSQANTLGNTKDAFIKRGFGTNDDGSTLRDGIRSVVGHNLNATTDHVEVLKGPASLLYGAMDPGGMINVISKQPQFTRQTTITGSAFSEGGGTTGVDTTGGVGDTGFAYRLIAERSHEDYWRNYGTDEHTLVAPSLSWTGERASVSLAYVNNDYSSPFDRGTVFVNGKPANISYKDRLDERWAKTVGISETATAKFEYQLSDSWKTRLVYGWNNDRYSLAIAQPAAAGSNLAAGTLRRQANGGHYDYETRYTALDFIGDQMLFGQRHELLVGVDNEAQDRYRGKTYRNTSTAAGNLDINNPVYGNLAEPSTVSATQSNAKNQLTSTSLYLKDNWHLNDQWILVFGGRQQHYDQYATQGFANTLLRDSNGDQFIPFAGVVYQPTEAWSLYANYSRSFVPNTDTDDQGNTFDPEEGVSREVGAKFAPSDALNVNLAVFDIVKKNVVTTTTLANGNTSSEAAGKVGSRGIELDVTGRLAPNWDVIGTYAYTHTEILDDPKNEGNRLNNAPMHTASLYVSHHLTVFPEASGQWHVGGGGRYVGKRAGDNENSFWMDSYTVADAFLRWDLPVSDYKTRLQLNVDNLFDKHYYPSNTGSGQLQVNEGEPRTARLTASVTF, encoded by the coding sequence TTGAAACCTTCCAAATCCCGTGCGCGCATCGCCGTTGCGCTGTGCACCACTTTTCCGTGTCTGGCATTCGCCGATTCAGCGTCGTTGGAGCTTCCCACCAGCGTTATCCAAGGCCAGGAGCAGACGCAGGAGGCGGGCAGCTACACCCAGGCCACGGCCAGCAGCGTCAGCAAGACCGAGACCCTCATCAAGGACGAAGCCCAGAGCGTCAACGTGGTCACCCAGCAAACCCTGGACGACTTCCAAGTGCGCTCATTGGACGATGCGATGAAATTCGTCAGTGGCGTCTCGCAAGCCAATACCTTGGGCAATACCAAGGATGCCTTCATCAAGCGCGGCTTCGGGACCAATGACGATGGCTCGACCCTGCGCGACGGGATTCGCTCGGTGGTCGGCCACAACCTCAACGCCACCACCGATCATGTGGAGGTGCTCAAAGGGCCGGCGTCCCTGCTTTACGGGGCGATGGACCCGGGCGGCATGATCAACGTCATCAGCAAGCAGCCGCAATTTACCCGCCAGACCACGATCACCGGTTCGGCCTTCAGTGAAGGCGGTGGCACCACCGGCGTGGATACCACCGGTGGGGTGGGCGACACCGGGTTTGCCTATCGGCTGATCGCCGAGCGCAGCCACGAAGACTACTGGCGCAACTACGGCACCGATGAACACACCCTGGTCGCTCCGTCGCTGAGCTGGACCGGCGAGCGCGCGAGCGTAAGCCTGGCGTATGTGAACAACGACTACTCGAGCCCGTTCGACCGCGGCACGGTGTTCGTGAACGGTAAACCCGCGAATATCAGCTACAAGGACCGTCTCGACGAACGCTGGGCCAAAACCGTCGGCATCAGCGAAACCGCCACGGCGAAATTCGAGTACCAGTTGAGCGACAGCTGGAAGACCCGCCTGGTCTATGGCTGGAACAACGATCGCTACAGCCTGGCGATTGCCCAGCCGGCAGCGGCGGGCAGCAACCTTGCCGCCGGAACCCTGCGGCGCCAGGCCAACGGCGGCCATTACGACTATGAAACCCGCTACACCGCCCTCGATTTCATCGGTGACCAGATGCTCTTCGGCCAGCGCCACGAACTGCTGGTCGGCGTCGACAACGAAGCGCAGGATCGCTATCGCGGCAAGACCTACCGCAATACCAGCACGGCCGCGGGCAACCTCGACATCAACAACCCGGTCTATGGCAACCTCGCCGAACCCAGTACCGTCAGCGCCACGCAAAGCAATGCAAAAAACCAGCTGACCTCGACCTCGCTGTACCTCAAGGACAATTGGCACCTCAATGACCAGTGGATTCTGGTGTTCGGCGGGCGCCAGCAGCATTACGACCAGTACGCCACCCAGGGTTTTGCCAACACGTTATTGCGCGACAGCAATGGCGATCAGTTCATCCCCTTCGCTGGCGTGGTGTACCAACCCACCGAGGCCTGGTCGCTGTACGCCAACTACAGCCGCTCCTTCGTGCCCAATACCGACACCGATGACCAAGGCAATACCTTCGATCCGGAAGAGGGCGTCAGCCGTGAAGTGGGGGCCAAGTTTGCGCCGTCGGACGCGCTCAACGTCAACCTGGCCGTGTTCGATATCGTCAAAAAGAACGTGGTGACCACCACCACCCTGGCCAATGGCAACACCTCGTCCGAAGCGGCGGGCAAGGTCGGCTCGCGTGGCATCGAGCTGGATGTCACCGGGCGCCTGGCGCCGAATTGGGACGTGATCGGCACGTACGCCTACACCCACACCGAAATTCTCGACGACCCCAAGAACGAGGGCAACCGCCTCAACAACGCGCCGATGCACACCGCCAGCCTGTATGTGAGCCATCACCTTACGGTATTCCCCGAAGCGAGCGGGCAATGGCATGTCGGCGGCGGCGGGCGCTATGTCGGCAAGCGCGCTGGCGACAATGAAAACAGCTTCTGGATGGACAGCTACACCGTGGCCGATGCGTTTCTGCGCTGGGACTTGCCGGTGTCGGACTACAAGACCCGGCTGCAGCTCAACGTCGACAACCTGTTCGACAAGCACTACTACCCGTCCAATACCGGTAGCGGGCAACTGCAGGTCAACGAAGGCGAACCGCGTACCGCGCGATTGACGGCGAGTGTGACGTTCTGA
- a CDS encoding NAD(P)H-quinone oxidoreductase encodes MKAIKLSAFGAPDVLELAEAADPEVRPADLLVRVYAAGVNRADLTHRKGGYGHPDFGDSPIIGLEIAGQVIAKGAAVEGFEVGDRVMGVVGGGAYAELARIDYRMAMHIPASLDYVRAAAIPEVFVTAHEALLHLARLTSGDSVLIHAAAGGVGSAAVQLAYATGATVYATTDGSKLARVEHLGADVAIDYKTEDFADVIADRTQGRGVDVVIDFIGEPYFARNIAALAQGGRLVQVGILGGGGKVSVALEHILYRHLQIIGTVMKSRTQSEKHAMIRRFREHWLDRFEGAASLEPVVDSAFPLSRAADAHRRMESSENVGKIILTMQPEDLL; translated from the coding sequence ATGAAAGCCATTAAACTCAGCGCATTCGGCGCGCCAGACGTCCTTGAACTGGCGGAGGCTGCCGATCCTGAAGTGCGTCCCGCCGACTTACTGGTACGCGTCTATGCCGCTGGCGTGAACCGTGCGGACCTGACCCATCGAAAGGGTGGCTACGGTCATCCCGATTTTGGCGACTCGCCGATCATCGGGCTGGAAATCGCCGGGCAAGTGATTGCAAAAGGCGCGGCCGTCGAAGGCTTCGAGGTGGGCGATCGAGTCATGGGGGTAGTGGGCGGTGGTGCCTATGCCGAGCTGGCGCGCATTGACTATCGCATGGCCATGCACATCCCCGCGTCGTTGGATTATGTGCGCGCGGCGGCTATTCCCGAGGTCTTCGTCACAGCTCATGAAGCCCTGTTGCATTTGGCTCGGCTCACGTCCGGCGATTCGGTATTGATCCATGCCGCTGCAGGCGGGGTGGGCTCGGCTGCCGTCCAACTGGCCTACGCCACCGGGGCCACGGTGTATGCGACCACCGATGGCAGCAAGTTGGCACGGGTCGAGCATTTGGGCGCCGATGTCGCGATTGACTACAAGACCGAGGATTTTGCCGACGTCATTGCTGACCGAACCCAGGGGCGTGGGGTCGATGTCGTGATTGATTTCATTGGCGAGCCGTACTTTGCGCGCAATATCGCGGCGCTCGCGCAGGGTGGCCGACTGGTTCAGGTCGGTATCCTGGGCGGAGGCGGCAAGGTCAGCGTAGCGCTGGAGCATATCCTTTACCGCCATCTGCAAATCATCGGCACGGTGATGAAGTCCCGCACACAATCGGAGAAGCACGCCATGATCCGGCGCTTTCGCGAGCACTGGCTTGATCGTTTCGAGGGGGCTGCAAGCCTGGAACCGGTGGTCGACAGCGCGTTCCCGCTGTCACGGGCGGCCGATGCCCATCGCCGGATGGAGTCGTCCGAAAACGTGGGGAAAATCATCCTGACGATGCAGCCTGAGGACTTGCTTTAA